A genome region from Acidobacteriota bacterium includes the following:
- a CDS encoding type II toxin-antitoxin system HicB family antitoxin, with amino-acid sequence MYIFTPLAVFTKDKDGTYEGYSPNVKGAISYGRTFEDALANMKEAIEGVMEAALENGYNGVLVDSGYKGEAGEIVVPIPAEKRLRVAATIHLVRARAGMNQEEFAKKFGINRETVCRYERGKRMPSADTFLEMLEAV; translated from the coding sequence ATGTACATCTTTACGCCTTTGGCTGTTTTCACAAAGGACAAGGATGGAACGTACGAAGGATATTCGCCCAACGTGAAGGGCGCGATCTCCTATGGACGGACCTTCGAGGATGCGCTGGCCAACATGAAAGAGGCCATCGAGGGAGTCATGGAGGCGGCCCTGGAGAACGGCTACAACGGCGTGCTGGTGGATTCCGGATATAAAGGCGAGGCGGGGGAGATCGTCGTCCCCATTCCCGCGGAGAAACGTCTGCGGGTGGCCGCCACCATCCATCTGGTTCGGGCGCGTGCCGGGATGAATCAGGAGGAGTTTGCCAAAAAGTTCGGGATCAACCGGGAAACGGTGTGCCGGTACGAGCGCGGGAAACGGATGCCGTCCGCCGATACTTTCTTGGAAATGTTGGAAGCCGTCTGA
- a CDS encoding type II toxin-antitoxin system HicA family toxin: MSGKELIKLLKKAGWKEDRIKGSHHILKKDGKLVSVPVHGHDDLPPGTLKQILQQADVDFDKEP, encoded by the coding sequence ATGTCGGGCAAAGAGCTGATCAAGTTGCTCAAGAAGGCGGGATGGAAAGAGGATCGAATCAAAGGATCACACCATATTCTGAAGAAGGATGGGAAGCTGGTCTCCGTTCCGGTGCACGGTCACGACGATCTTCCACCCGGAACACTGAAACAGATCTTGCAGCAAGCTGACGTGGATTTTGATAAGGAACCATAG